The Pedobacter mucosus genome window below encodes:
- the hemF gene encoding oxygen-dependent coproporphyrinogen oxidase, whose translation MFKEEVAERYKLIQDAICTGLEVADGKGKFEEEIWERDGGGGGRTRIMQNGAIIEKGGVNFSAVHGKLPAAVKKAFNVTEEDFFATGVSIVIHPSHPLVPIIHMNIRYFELNEETRWFGGGIDLTPHYVFENDARFFHHKLKTACDDFDKDFYQKFKSSADDYFFIKHREETRGIGGIFYDRLTPKNTDLSFSKILEFSVNIGETFLPIYTELMDRNYEKDFTEKQKDWQYHRRSRYVEFNLVYDSGTKFGLETNGRIESILMSLPPQANWGYNVNPTADSEEYKTQQFLKKGINWI comes from the coding sequence ATGTTTAAAGAGGAAGTTGCAGAACGCTATAAGCTCATACAAGATGCAATTTGTACCGGATTGGAAGTTGCAGACGGTAAAGGAAAATTTGAAGAGGAAATATGGGAACGCGATGGTGGGGGGGGTGGACGTACGCGGATTATGCAAAACGGTGCAATAATTGAAAAAGGCGGTGTAAATTTTTCTGCTGTTCATGGAAAATTACCAGCTGCTGTAAAAAAAGCCTTTAATGTAACCGAAGAAGATTTTTTTGCAACAGGTGTTTCAATTGTAATTCATCCGAGTCATCCTTTGGTGCCAATTATTCATATGAATATTCGTTATTTTGAATTAAATGAAGAAACGCGTTGGTTTGGTGGCGGAATAGATTTAACGCCTCATTATGTTTTTGAGAACGATGCACGTTTTTTTCATCACAAATTAAAAACAGCTTGTGATGATTTTGATAAAGATTTTTACCAAAAATTCAAATCAAGTGCCGACGATTATTTCTTTATCAAACACCGTGAGGAAACTCGTGGCATTGGTGGGATTTTTTACGACAGGTTAACTCCTAAAAATACAGATTTAAGCTTCTCGAAAATTTTAGAATTTTCTGTGAACATCGGGGAAACTTTTCTACCTATTTATACAGAACTTATGGACAGAAACTACGAGAAAGACTTCACGGAGAAACAAAAAGATTGGCAATATCACCGGCGAAGTCGCTATGTAGAATTTAACCTGGTTTACGATTCTGGAACTAAATTTGGATTAGAAACTAATGGTAGAATTGAATCAATTTTAATGAGTTTGCCACCACAGGCAAATTGGGGTTACAATGTAAATCCAACAGCAGATTCTGAAGAATACAAAACTCAACAATTTCTTAAAAAAGGTATTAATTGGATTTAG
- a CDS encoding MFS transporter: protein MNPQSTNNRNIIFLVIVAALGYFVDIYDLVLFSVVRVKSLTEIGVSAADLKTNGIFIINVQMFGLLLGGLLWGILGDKMGRIKVLFGSILIYSLANIANGFATTVNSYALIRFIAGVGLAGELGAGITLVTETMDKDKRGYGTMIVAGIGLLGAAAAATIAENFTWQTSYFVGGGMGLLLLLLRVGTFESGMFKQTANQNVSKGNFFMLFTDKKRFLKYLYCILIGIPLWFVVGILVTLCREFGIELHATETLDAGKGIMFTYFGIAIGDVVTGFLAQILKSRRKTVFIFHCLSVISVIVYLTSYGLSGSTFIWICLFMGFSVGYWATFVTIAAEQFGTNIRATVTTTAPNFVRGALIPINLLFGYLATKFSNVTAGFIVMALLTLIAMFAVSQLKESFNKDLDYLEE, encoded by the coding sequence ATGAATCCTCAATCTACAAACAATCGTAATATCATTTTTTTAGTCATTGTAGCTGCCCTCGGCTATTTTGTAGATATTTATGATCTTGTTTTATTCTCCGTTGTTCGTGTTAAAAGCTTGACTGAAATAGGCGTTTCTGCTGCCGATTTAAAAACAAACGGAATCTTCATCATCAATGTTCAAATGTTCGGTTTATTACTCGGGGGATTACTCTGGGGAATTCTGGGTGATAAAATGGGCAGAATAAAAGTTCTTTTTGGGTCTATACTTATTTATTCATTAGCTAATATTGCAAATGGTTTTGCCACAACTGTTAATAGTTATGCGTTAATTCGTTTCATTGCTGGAGTTGGTTTAGCAGGAGAACTAGGTGCCGGCATTACACTTGTTACGGAAACCATGGACAAAGATAAACGGGGTTACGGAACAATGATTGTGGCAGGAATCGGCTTACTTGGCGCAGCTGCTGCAGCTACAATAGCTGAAAATTTTACTTGGCAAACTTCCTATTTCGTTGGTGGGGGAATGGGTTTGTTACTTCTATTGTTGAGAGTTGGTACTTTTGAATCCGGAATGTTTAAGCAAACTGCTAATCAAAATGTTTCAAAAGGAAACTTTTTCATGCTTTTTACAGACAAAAAAAGGTTTCTAAAATATTTATACTGCATTTTAATTGGAATTCCACTTTGGTTTGTTGTCGGCATTTTGGTTACGCTTTGCAGAGAATTTGGTATTGAACTACATGCGACCGAAACATTAGACGCCGGTAAAGGAATTATGTTTACCTATTTTGGTATTGCAATTGGCGATGTAGTAACTGGATTTCTAGCGCAAATACTAAAATCAAGAAGAAAAACGGTATTTATATTTCACTGTTTATCCGTTATCAGCGTAATAGTTTATTTAACAAGTTACGGTTTATCAGGATCAACGTTTATTTGGATTTGTTTATTTATGGGATTTTCAGTTGGTTATTGGGCAACCTTTGTAACCATAGCAGCAGAACAATTTGGTACTAACATTCGTGCAACAGTCACTACAACGGCACCAAATTTTGTTAGAGGAGCACTAATTCCTATAAATTTATTGTTTGGTTATTTAGCAACAAAGTTTAGTAATGTTACTGCGGGTTTTATAGTTATGGCTTTATTAACGCTAATTGCGATGTTTGCGGTAAGCCAACTAAAGGAAAGTTTTAATAAAGACTTGGATTATCTTGAAGAATAA
- a CDS encoding coproporphyrinogen III oxidase — protein sequence MKKIILSLAFAGSLMIAVTACNSSKNMAGSSDSTKMDSTMTTPTDTTQTTTPMDTSKSTPPDTTKKMPPM from the coding sequence ATGAAAAAGATAATCTTAAGTCTTGCTTTCGCTGGCTCATTGATGATAGCCGTGACTGCATGCAATTCGTCGAAAAATATGGCTGGTTCTTCAGACAGTACTAAAATGGATTCAACGATGACAACTCCAACGGATACAACTCAAACAACAACTCCAATGGATACATCTAAATCTACGCCACCAGATACTACGAAAAAAATGCCTCCAATGTAG
- a CDS encoding PaaI family thioesterase, which yields MIITPNTLKWVMRFYPPLFFQRIWVLKFEDHFKSCTVKISKSILNNNYNGSIFGGSIFAATDPFYALLFDQLMQRKGFKVRVWLKSASIQYLKPGRSNLYFTIKVSDEMIEEAEIALKTVGKFVKAYPMEIMNKEGELCATVINEVYIRNLHKGETPRVAY from the coding sequence ATGATTATTACTCCAAATACCCTGAAATGGGTGATGCGATTCTACCCTCCTTTGTTTTTTCAGCGGATTTGGGTTCTAAAATTTGAGGACCATTTTAAAAGTTGTACTGTTAAAATTAGTAAGAGCATATTAAATAATAATTATAACGGTTCTATTTTTGGAGGTTCTATTTTTGCTGCAACAGATCCTTTTTATGCCTTACTATTTGATCAATTAATGCAGCGAAAAGGATTTAAAGTTAGGGTTTGGTTAAAAAGTGCATCTATACAATATTTAAAACCCGGACGTTCTAATTTATACTTTACCATAAAAGTTTCTGATGAAATGATTGAAGAAGCAGAAATCGCTTTAAAAACCGTTGGAAAGTTTGTTAAAGCTTATCCTATGGAAATTATGAATAAAGAAGGCGAGCTATGTGCTACCGTTATTAATGAAGTTTATATAAGAAACCTGCATAAAGGAGAAACGCCTCGTGTAGCTTATTAA
- a CDS encoding AlbA family DNA-binding domain-containing protein yields MPSIKNLILQGEGVRLDFKKTITSKEKIAKSLVAFANNKGGKLLIGVADDGSIKGVKSEEEEKYMILTASHQFCKPAIEPFFEEIYVDDKLVLVVNIPESETKPHYALDDQKKWWAYVRIEDKSVLASKIIVEVLKQDHLNKGVLITYSDNEKKLLEYLSANEKITLKEFSKMLRCSFRKAQKILVSLILTNVIRTHTSEKGEFFTAVK; encoded by the coding sequence ATGCCAAGTATTAAAAATTTAATTTTACAAGGTGAAGGTGTTAGACTTGATTTTAAGAAAACCATTACTAGCAAAGAAAAGATCGCTAAAAGCTTAGTTGCATTTGCAAATAATAAAGGTGGCAAATTGCTTATTGGTGTAGCTGATGACGGATCGATTAAGGGCGTAAAATCAGAAGAAGAGGAAAAGTATATGATTTTAACTGCTTCGCATCAATTTTGCAAGCCTGCAATTGAACCTTTTTTCGAAGAAATTTATGTTGATGATAAACTGGTGTTAGTAGTTAATATTCCAGAAAGTGAAACCAAACCACATTACGCATTAGATGATCAAAAGAAATGGTGGGCATATGTGAGAATTGAGGATAAAAGTGTTTTAGCAAGTAAAATTATAGTTGAGGTTCTAAAACAAGATCATCTTAATAAAGGTGTTTTAATTACTTACTCTGATAATGAAAAAAAACTGTTAGAATATTTATCAGCAAATGAAAAGATAACATTAAAAGAATTTAGCAAAATGTTGCGATGTTCGTTTCGGAAGGCACAAAAGATATTAGTAAGCCTAATTTTGACGAATGTAATTAGAACGCATACTTCAGAAAAGGGAGAATTTTTTACAGCTGTTAAGTAG
- a CDS encoding MATE family efflux transporter yields MLSKIYEKYKPYYKENLHLALPIVGSQIGHTLVQMADSVIVGHFTDTTQLAAVSLVNSIFILILVIGLGISYGLTPLIAQENGRGNFVECGKLLSNSLIINILIGIVLYASVNFGVFLVIDHLDQTPAVVKYAKPYLGLLSISIIPLLIFQTFKQFAEGLGFTKQAMYISLWGNVINIILGIVFVKGMFGIVAMGVSGVGWSTLIDRVLMAIVMAVYVLRSQNFKKYLTNFKASLIDKIRARKIIKIGAPVAMQYSFEISAFSGAAILIGTIGAVEQAAHQIAISLAAMTYMIASGVASAATIKTGNNYGKNNFDDLRKSAIASYHVILLFMSCTAILFVLANNIMPFLYTDDLKVVPIAAQLLIIAGFFQLFDGTQVVGLGILRGLGDVNIPTFITFLAYWVVGIPVGYFLGFHFGFGVNGIWYGLTFGLLTASILLFFRFQNKTKALNIKLKPIYHPH; encoded by the coding sequence ATGCTTTCAAAAATATACGAAAAATATAAACCCTATTATAAAGAAAATTTACATCTTGCTTTGCCAATTGTTGGTTCGCAAATCGGCCATACATTAGTGCAAATGGCCGATAGTGTAATTGTTGGTCACTTTACAGATACTACTCAGCTCGCAGCAGTTTCGTTGGTTAACAGCATATTCATTTTAATTTTAGTTATTGGCTTAGGCATATCATATGGCCTTACACCTTTGATTGCACAAGAAAATGGTCGAGGTAATTTTGTGGAATGTGGCAAACTCCTATCCAATAGTTTAATTATAAATATATTAATCGGCATAGTTCTGTATGCATCTGTAAATTTTGGTGTTTTTTTAGTTATTGATCATCTAGATCAAACGCCAGCAGTTGTAAAATATGCTAAACCATACCTTGGTTTGCTTTCGATATCAATTATCCCGCTATTAATTTTTCAAACATTTAAACAATTTGCTGAAGGTTTGGGATTTACTAAACAAGCAATGTATATTTCGTTATGGGGCAATGTGATCAACATTATATTAGGGATTGTTTTCGTGAAAGGTATGTTCGGCATTGTTGCTATGGGCGTAAGTGGAGTTGGCTGGAGCACATTAATTGACAGGGTATTGATGGCAATTGTTATGGCTGTTTATGTGCTACGTTCTCAAAATTTTAAAAAATATTTAACAAATTTTAAAGCCTCATTAATCGATAAGATAAGAGCAAGAAAAATAATAAAAATTGGTGCACCTGTTGCCATGCAATATTCTTTTGAAATCAGCGCATTTAGCGGCGCAGCAATTTTAATCGGTACAATTGGAGCTGTTGAGCAAGCAGCTCATCAAATTGCTATTAGTTTGGCGGCGATGACTTATATGATTGCTAGCGGAGTTGCATCTGCAGCAACTATAAAAACAGGTAACAACTATGGTAAAAATAACTTTGATGATCTCCGCAAATCAGCTATTGCTAGTTATCATGTTATTTTGTTGTTCATGTCATGCACTGCAATATTATTTGTTTTGGCAAATAACATTATGCCTTTCCTTTACACAGATGATTTAAAAGTAGTTCCCATTGCAGCCCAGCTTTTAATTATTGCAGGTTTTTTTCAATTATTTGATGGTACGCAAGTGGTTGGTTTAGGGATTCTACGCGGTTTAGGTGATGTTAATATCCCCACATTTATTACCTTTTTAGCTTACTGGGTGGTTGGCATTCCAGTTGGATATTTTTTAGGATTCCATTTTGGTTTCGGTGTAAATGGAATTTGGTATGGATTAACATTTGGATTATTAACAGCTTCTATCCTATTGTTTTTTAGATTTCAGAATAAAACAAAAGCGCTAAATATAAAATTAAAACCTATTTACCACCCACATTAA
- a CDS encoding pseudouridine synthase, giving the protein MLEIIYQDEHLIAINKPHGLLVHQSPIARDANEFALQMLRDQVGKKVSPVHRIDRKTSGILLFAFDKLTEIAMQQQFMNGETEKKYLSILRGYTPDIMDINYPLAKENGTIQDAFTSFKTLDKAELNVAFGKHSTSRYSLIEATPKTGRMHQLRKHFSHILHPIIGDRTHGCNKQNKFFLEQWNMTTMLLHASELSFIHPQTSLKIHLKAELHNEFKRMMDLMKMKY; this is encoded by the coding sequence ATGTTGGAGATAATTTATCAGGATGAGCATTTGATTGCAATTAATAAACCTCATGGATTATTGGTTCATCAATCACCTATAGCAAGGGATGCCAATGAGTTTGCCCTACAAATGCTTCGAGATCAGGTTGGCAAAAAAGTAAGCCCTGTTCATCGTATAGATAGAAAGACCAGTGGTATATTACTTTTCGCTTTTGATAAATTGACTGAAATTGCTATGCAACAGCAGTTTATGAATGGTGAAACTGAAAAAAAATACCTATCAATTTTACGAGGATATACACCAGATATAATGGATATTAATTATCCTTTGGCTAAGGAAAATGGAACCATACAAGATGCCTTTACTTCATTTAAGACACTTGATAAAGCGGAATTAAATGTTGCCTTTGGCAAACACTCAACCTCTAGATATTCATTAATTGAGGCCACTCCAAAAACAGGCAGAATGCATCAATTAAGAAAACATTTCAGCCACATTTTACATCCAATTATTGGTGATAGAACGCATGGCTGTAATAAGCAAAATAAATTTTTTTTAGAACAATGGAATATGACAACAATGCTTCTGCATGCATCCGAGCTGAGTTTCATACATCCGCAAACATCCCTAAAAATCCATTTGAAGGCAGAGTTGCACAATGAATTTAAAAGAATGATGGATCTGATGAAAATGAAATACTAG
- a CDS encoding histone deacetylase family protein — protein sequence MIKIAWHPIYAHPLPEGHRFPMLKYELIPGQLLHEGTIENQNIFSPDPVEEAIILLTHQKPYWEQLKNLTLTAKEQRRIGFPLNAQLIERELRITQGTIDGAKFAITNGIAFNVAGGTHHSGSNWGEGFCLLNDQAITANYLLNNKIVSRILIIDLDVHQGNGTAEIFNKEPNVYTFSMHGDKNFPFRKEESDLDIPLDDGITDDEYLSVLAMNLKNAFDQSKPDFVFYLAGVDVLSTDKLGKLALSKTGCKERDKMVLEACKLRNIPVQVSMGGGYSTDIKDIVDAHCNTFRLAFDMFS from the coding sequence ATGATAAAAATCGCATGGCATCCAATATATGCACATCCTTTGCCAGAAGGACATCGGTTTCCTATGCTAAAATATGAGCTTATTCCTGGACAATTGCTACATGAAGGAACAATCGAAAACCAAAATATTTTTAGTCCTGATCCTGTTGAAGAAGCCATAATTTTACTTACTCATCAAAAACCCTATTGGGAACAATTAAAAAATTTAACACTTACAGCTAAAGAGCAAAGACGAATAGGATTTCCGTTAAATGCTCAACTAATCGAGCGAGAATTGCGCATAACACAAGGTACAATAGATGGAGCAAAATTTGCGATAACGAATGGTATTGCTTTTAATGTCGCCGGTGGAACACACCACTCTGGGAGTAATTGGGGCGAGGGATTTTGCTTACTAAATGATCAAGCTATTACAGCTAATTATCTACTAAATAATAAGATAGTAAGTCGTATCTTAATTATTGATTTAGATGTTCACCAAGGTAATGGTACAGCAGAAATTTTTAATAAGGAACCTAATGTTTATACGTTTTCAATGCATGGTGATAAAAACTTTCCTTTTAGAAAAGAAGAATCAGATTTGGATATTCCTTTAGATGATGGTATTACGGATGATGAATACCTTTCAGTTTTAGCAATGAATTTGAAAAACGCATTCGATCAATCAAAGCCCGATTTTGTTTTTTATTTGGCTGGTGTTGATGTACTTTCAACTGATAAACTTGGTAAGTTAGCTTTAAGCAAAACCGGTTGCAAAGAGCGAGATAAAATGGTTTTAGAAGCTTGTAAGCTTAGAAATATTCCTGTGCAGGTTAGTATGGGCGGGGGCTATTCTACAGATATAAAAGATATTGTTGATGCCCATTGTAATACTTTTCGATTAGCTTTTGATATGTTTAGCTAA
- a CDS encoding bestrophin family protein — protein MIHYNPKDWFTFIFHVHKSDTIRKLWPLMISVAVFSGFVAFLELNVFKLSKSDYVTNIGMMHSLLGFVISMLLVFRTNTSYDRWWDGRKLLGSLTNVSRNFAMKIKALRLPDEDIRFFEYGIPKFCFALKEHLREKLYFGKNSFLIEVEAGKHIPNQIANSMTTRLYDLLAKGLISQEQLIVLSNDMNQFTDICGGCERIKNTPIPFSYSAFIKKFIFIYVLTIPIGWVFSLGYFVVPIVPFILYVLASLELIAEEIENPFGEDANDLPVDTICQNIEKHVEEILN, from the coding sequence ATGATTCATTATAATCCAAAGGACTGGTTTACCTTTATATTTCATGTTCATAAATCAGATACGATAAGAAAATTATGGCCATTAATGATAAGTGTAGCTGTGTTTTCCGGCTTTGTTGCATTTTTAGAACTGAATGTATTTAAACTTTCAAAAAGCGACTATGTAACGAATATTGGTATGATGCATAGTTTATTAGGTTTTGTAATCTCCATGTTGCTTGTGTTCAGAACGAATACTTCGTATGATCGATGGTGGGATGGTAGAAAGCTACTAGGTTCATTAACAAATGTGAGCAGAAATTTTGCTATGAAAATTAAAGCTTTACGTTTGCCAGATGAAGATATCCGTTTTTTCGAATATGGAATTCCTAAATTTTGTTTTGCTTTAAAAGAACACCTTCGTGAAAAATTGTATTTTGGAAAGAACAGTTTTCTAATTGAAGTTGAGGCTGGAAAACATATCCCAAATCAGATTGCAAACAGCATGACTACAAGACTTTATGATTTGTTAGCTAAAGGTTTAATATCGCAAGAACAGCTTATTGTTTTATCAAACGATATGAATCAGTTTACCGATATTTGCGGTGGTTGCGAACGTATTAAAAATACACCAATTCCATTTTCTTATAGCGCATTTATAAAGAAATTCATATTTATTTATGTCCTAACCATTCCTATTGGGTGGGTATTTAGCTTAGGTTATTTCGTTGTGCCAATTGTTCCCTTTATCCTTTATGTATTAGCAAGTTTGGAACTGATTGCCGAGGAGATAGAAAATCCGTTTGGTGAAGATGCAAATGATTTACCAGTGGATACAATCTGTCAGAATATTGAAAAGCACGTTGAAGAGATTTTAAATTAA
- the kynU gene encoding kynureninase: protein MDFENSLAFAKAQDKKDELGLYRSQFLFPKKNNKEFIYLCGNSLGLQPKVASEVIKSQLDSWADFAVEGWFEGDAPWMFYHKELKRLMAPIVGALPTEVCPMNTLTINLHLLLVSFYQPKGTKFKIIMEGGAFPSDQYAIESQVKFHGFDPNNAIIEVFPREGEETLRTEDIVAKIEANGDEIALVLFGGINYYTGQWYDMETITKAGHKVGAIVGWDLAHAAGNVPVQLHDWGVDFACWCSYKYQNAGPGGIGAIFVHEKHFENNNLNRFAGWWGYQEKKRFKMEKGFIPDDGADGWQVSCTQVIPMALYHASLQIFESAGFLKKLRLKSINLTGYLEFIINQINIILEVEQFKIITPRESESRGAQLSIIANKNGKQIFDDLVLNHILGDWREPNVIRLSPIPLYNSFEDIYLTGLALLDISKKALNKN, encoded by the coding sequence ATGGATTTCGAAAATAGTTTAGCGTTTGCTAAAGCTCAGGATAAAAAAGATGAATTAGGTCTTTACAGATCTCAATTTCTATTCCCAAAAAAGAATAACAAAGAATTTATATACTTGTGCGGTAATTCTTTAGGGTTACAACCTAAAGTTGCAAGTGAAGTTATAAAAAGCCAATTGGATTCTTGGGCTGATTTTGCTGTTGAAGGTTGGTTTGAAGGTGATGCGCCATGGATGTTTTATCATAAAGAACTTAAAAGGCTTATGGCTCCAATTGTCGGAGCTTTGCCTACTGAAGTTTGCCCGATGAATACACTTACAATAAATCTTCATCTCTTATTAGTAAGCTTTTATCAGCCAAAAGGAACTAAGTTTAAAATTATTATGGAAGGCGGTGCTTTTCCATCTGATCAGTATGCAATAGAAAGTCAGGTTAAGTTCCATGGTTTTGATCCCAATAATGCCATTATAGAGGTTTTCCCGAGAGAAGGCGAAGAAACACTTCGTACTGAAGATATTGTTGCTAAAATTGAAGCTAATGGTGATGAAATCGCATTGGTTTTATTTGGTGGAATAAACTACTATACCGGACAATGGTATGATATGGAAACCATAACAAAAGCAGGACATAAAGTTGGTGCTATTGTAGGTTGGGATTTGGCTCATGCTGCAGGTAATGTACCTGTTCAGTTGCATGATTGGGGCGTTGATTTCGCTTGTTGGTGTTCATATAAGTATCAAAATGCTGGCCCAGGCGGGATTGGGGCTATTTTTGTACATGAAAAGCATTTTGAGAATAATAATTTAAATAGATTCGCGGGTTGGTGGGGCTATCAAGAGAAAAAAAGATTTAAGATGGAGAAAGGCTTCATTCCTGACGATGGAGCAGATGGTTGGCAAGTTAGCTGCACACAAGTTATTCCAATGGCACTTTATCATGCTTCACTCCAAATATTTGAAAGTGCGGGCTTTTTAAAAAAGCTTAGATTAAAAAGTATTAATTTAACTGGTTATCTAGAATTCATTATAAATCAGATCAATATAATTTTAGAAGTGGAGCAATTCAAAATCATAACGCCTCGTGAAAGTGAAAGCAGAGGTGCTCAACTTTCAATAATTGCAAACAAGAACGGAAAACAAATCTTTGATGATTTAGTTCTCAATCATATTTTGGGGGATTGGCGAGAGCCCAACGTAATTCGTTTAAGTCCAATTCCACTCTATAATTCATTCGAGGATATTTATTTAACTGGCTTGGCTTTACTAGATATTAGTAAAAAAGCATTAAACAAAAATTAA
- a CDS encoding pyridoxamine 5'-phosphate oxidase family protein: MKNEKNIAILKEMAESVRTCMFTTFSTDNEFGSRPMGTAKIDDDGNVWFFTNEFSLKSKEISKDNNVLLAYSDPSKNTYLSVNGKAELVDDQIRKEAYWSIFIKAWFPKGVEDPNLILIKVTPEHAEYWDSSSSKAVVLFSILKAVVTGDTPDLGKHDTIKF; the protein is encoded by the coding sequence ATGAAAAACGAGAAAAATATAGCAATATTAAAAGAAATGGCAGAAAGTGTTCGCACGTGTATGTTTACTACATTTTCTACTGATAATGAATTTGGCAGCCGTCCGATGGGAACTGCTAAAATAGATGATGATGGCAATGTTTGGTTTTTTACGAATGAATTTTCGTTAAAATCGAAAGAAATCTCCAAAGATAATAACGTACTATTGGCTTACAGCGATCCTTCGAAAAATACTTATCTATCTGTTAATGGTAAAGCTGAACTAGTTGATGATCAAATTAGAAAAGAAGCTTATTGGTCGATTTTTATTAAAGCTTGGTTTCCAAAAGGCGTTGAAGATCCAAACTTAATTTTGATCAAAGTAACACCCGAACATGCTGAATATTGGGATTCATCTTCTTCAAAAGCAGTTGTTTTGTTTAGTATTCTTAAAGCAGTTGTTACTGGTGATACTCCAGATTTAGGAAAGCATGATACCATTAAATTTTAA
- a CDS encoding DNA-3-methyladenine glycosylase gives MKISLDYFLNDDVIFVAKNLLGKVLFTNINGEITSGIITETEAYFGIKDKASHAYGNRRTNRTETMYNNGGVAYVYLCYGMHHLFNIVTSKEGDPNAVLIRGIEPLVGIDIIEQRRNMPVGKSAISSGPGSASKALGINKSFNSRSLVGNDIWLEDHNMKLDDDQIVCAPRIGIAYAQEHALLPLRFYIKGNKYVSKPNR, from the coding sequence ATGAAAATTTCCCTCGATTATTTTTTAAATGATGATGTGATATTTGTTGCTAAAAACCTTTTAGGTAAGGTTTTATTCACTAATATTAATGGAGAAATAACCAGTGGAATTATTACGGAAACAGAGGCTTATTTCGGAATTAAAGACAAAGCATCGCATGCATATGGGAATAGGAGAACTAACCGAACGGAAACGATGTATAATAACGGTGGAGTTGCTTATGTTTATTTATGCTACGGAATGCACCACTTATTTAACATTGTTACTTCTAAAGAAGGCGATCCTAATGCGGTGTTAATTAGGGGTATTGAGCCTTTAGTTGGTATAGATATTATTGAGCAACGTAGAAATATGCCTGTTGGTAAGAGTGCAATTTCTTCTGGTCCGGGATCTGCGTCGAAGGCATTGGGAATTAATAAATCTTTTAATTCAAGGTCTTTAGTTGGCAATGATATTTGGCTGGAAGATCATAATATGAAACTTGACGATGATCAGATTGTTTGTGCTCCGCGTATTGGGATTGCATATGCGCAAGAACATGCTTTATTACCGTTAAGGTTTTATATAAAGGGTAATAAGTATGTTAGTAAGCCTAATAGGTAA
- a CDS encoding GAF domain-containing protein, giving the protein MAEDLIIDKSVSKAAQYKSLIPQIEALLFGESDFVANMANVSAALKEQFSWFWVGFYLVKEDELVLGPFQGPVACTRIKKGRGVCGSSWEKATTLIVPNVDEFPGHIACASASKSEIVIPLILDNVVIGVLDVDSEFLDHFNETDELYLKQIMAILLKH; this is encoded by the coding sequence ATGGCAGAAGACTTAATAATTGATAAAAGCGTATCTAAAGCAGCTCAGTATAAATCTTTAATACCTCAAATTGAAGCGCTTTTATTTGGGGAAAGCGATTTTGTTGCAAATATGGCAAATGTATCTGCAGCTTTAAAGGAGCAATTTAGTTGGTTTTGGGTTGGCTTTTATTTAGTAAAAGAAGATGAATTGGTATTGGGTCCGTTTCAAGGTCCAGTTGCCTGTACCCGAATTAAAAAAGGAAGAGGTGTTTGCGGCTCATCCTGGGAAAAAGCTACAACGCTTATTGTGCCAAATGTAGATGAATTTCCTGGGCATATTGCCTGCGCAAGTGCTTCGAAGTCTGAAATTGTAATTCCATTAATATTGGATAATGTTGTTATTGGTGTTTTAGATGTTGACAGCGAATTTCTCGATCATTTTAATGAAACGGATGAGCTTTATTTAAAGCAGATTATGGCTATTTTATTAAAGCATTAG